Below is a genomic region from Deltaproteobacteria bacterium.
AAATAAGCACATGCCCATCTCCCGTCTTGTTTTTCTGTAACAGTCTCACCATTATAATAAAACGATTGATTTAAAAACAGCTATCTGGTTTATATGTTATGTAAGATGAAAAAACGAGTGAATAATCTCTGAAATGCAACGAGGCAGTCCCGGATATCTGCTCTACAATCGGACTTACTCCCGATGGGTTCCTTGCCGGAAACGATCGACCATCCCGCTGTGCCAGGGCAGGCTTTTGCTCATATCGATTTCATCCAAAGAGCAAAACCAAGGGTTGAGATGGGTTGGATCGCAAATTGATCGAAGTAACGTTCACCGATTTTTTCGGGTGGTACAATAACGATTGAGCAGGGAAAAGAGCTGATGAAAGAAAGAGAAAATATATTCATGCTCGCGAACAGGTGGTTGAAAAGCTCTCTCTCGATCATCGCAACCATATTGCTCGTTTCCCCCGGAGGCGCGGCCGGCGCGGAGAACCTGACCGTTCCAAAGAGCCTGATCGAAAAATACGATGCCTCTCTATCGGCGGTTGAAAGAGGGAATATCGATGCCTTCAGTGACGGCGTTTTCGAGCTCAAAAACGAAGTATATCGATACGGCCTCCTTTCCGTAAACTCTTTTGTCGATGATGCACTTTCCCGCTCTTTCGCCCTCGAGCGGAACATCCGGCTCGATATCGTGAGAACCTCACTCCACGTGTCGCCGTTGAACGTTAAATACTGGCTCTATCTCGGATTGAATGACCTTCTGGATTTCCGCGTGTATGCTTTCTGGGATGATATCGTAAATCTCTACTACGCCACGCTGAAAAATCCCGTTCCACTCTTGAAATCCCTCTACATCGTATTCGGTTTTCTGGCCATGCTTCTGCTCTTTTTCGTCTTTTTTTTCTCCATGGCGATCATGCTGAAATATATCTCCTCCGTCGTTTCGGATATTATCAGGGTAAAAGCACTGAAGAGGGCAGAATTATTGATTACGCCCCTTATCCTGCTCATCTTTCTCATGCTGACCTATGTGCTCAGATCGCCAATGGCGGTTCTCTTTTTTCTTCTCGCAGTCTTTTCGCCCTACATGCTCAACAGGGAACTTTTCCTGACCCTCATCCTCGGCATGATGATAGTGGTAATCATCCTTTTCAACAACAAAATCAGCGTGTACTCGCAGATGGCGATCTTCCCCGAGAGGAAAAACCTTCTTCACCTCACCTACGGTATCGCAACGGGGGTGAGAAACGTCGAGGTCGACCTTGGTGGCGAATCGCTTATGAGCTCTGCGGGGAAGGCAAGATATGGTTTTCTTACGGGAAGGTATCGCGATTCCGTGCGAATTAGTGATGAGCTCGAAAAAAAAATAGGGAAAGAGTATGGTGTNNNNNNNNNNNNNNNNNNNNNNNNNNNNNNNNNNNNNNNNNNNNNNNNNNNNNNNNNNNNNNNNNTTGTATCAACTCTACATAACCGATTATCAATTTGATGAGGCGTCGAAAATCCAGGAAAAAGCCTGGCAGGAGCTGTCGGGAAACAGGCCGTTTCGGATCAATCCCCAGAAAATTGGAGAGCGAATTCTCGTGCCCCCTGCCATTTCAGGGAGTGTTTTAAGAACTTTCTTCGCAGATCAGGGAAGCCGGAAGCCCGTGGATCTACCATTCCGGAACCTCTGGTTAAACCCCCTGGGGAGCAACCAGATGTATTTTATTCTTCTGATCGCAATCATGGTGTTGCTGAGAGCCCTGACCTACAACCGGTACATTATCCTTGCCTGCAGGATCTGCGGGGATAAGCAGCTGGGGAAAGGGAGTTTGAAGAAAGAAGACATCTGCCAGTACTGCAAGACCAAATCCCTCATCGTCTCGGGGCTTGCGGGGAACCCGAAAAGATCCTATCAGATCAAAACGCACAAGAGGGCGGTGAGGTTGAAATCCCTGATCGTCCCGGGCTTCGGTTTCCTCGCCGCAGGATCCGTGTCCATGTTTTTCGTCACAACTTTTCTGCTTTCCATGATCATGTCGCTTTTCGTCCTCTTTTCCTTTTCCTTTCCCGGCGATTACTCGCCGTTGTATGCTATTATCTCCCGGCTCGGAACGATCGTTACGGGTGGGTTGACGCTTTTGCTGTACATTTTTTTCACCGTCAGCAACGAGATCTTCATCAGGAGGGTGCACGCCAAGTACAAGATAGACACGGTTTAGCGTATGGGACTCAAAGGAAAAATAAAGGAGTTCGGGATTGCCGATATTTTTCAGCTGCTATCGGTGCAGCAAAAAAGCGGTGCCCTGGAGATCGCCTCATCGAAGGGCGAGATGGTCTTTATATTCAAGGAGGGGAAACTGGTAGATGTTACCCCCGATGTGAGAATCAAGGATCAGTTAATCGGTCAGATGCTCGTCGATGGGGGACATATCAGCGAGACGGAGAGGGACCGGTATCTGAAGATGCACCAGAGAAAGGGGAAGAAGTTCGGTGAAATTCTCATCGAGAAGGAAATAGTTGACAAGGAAATCCTTTCCCATTTTCTCACGATCCAGATCAAGGAGTGTTTTTTTCAGGCGTTGACGTGCAAGGATGGGAATTACCGTTTCGACCCGTATACCGTAACATCATTTCCCCCGATAAAACTCCCGGTGAGGGTGGACCAGCTCCTCCTCGAAGGGATGCAGTTTCTCGACGAGTTTCCCCTGGTAATGGAGAAGTTCCCTTCCAAGGGCCTGTTGATCAAAGCCAAAGAGGGATTCGAAAAGGATCATTTCAAGGAAGACATGCTCGCTTCAGAGATGTACGCCGCCATGAGCGAATACATGGAGCCGATCAAGCACATCAGAAGGGCAGGGCTCACCGAGCTCGAGGGATACAAAGCGATTGCGTTTCTCTATGAAAAGGAGGCCCTTCTCATCAAGGAAGAGGAGAGAGAGGTCGCAAGGAAGGAAAAAGAGGAGGCGATGAAGCGGGGGCTGAGGGAAATGCAGCTGCGCAACGCAATCAACACGCTAATTCTTGCGCTGTTCATGGGGGCGGTAATATACATTTTCTGTGGTATAATTACCAATTCTGGTATTTTTCTCTTTGTCAAAGAGATATTCAAAGGTTTCTGAAGGGAGAGGCGGTGCTCGAGCAGGCGGAAAGCCAGGCAGATATACATTTTGAAGATGGGGACCTTGCAAAGAATCTCTTCGGGGCACATAACGAACATCTCAAGATCCTGAAAAAGGCTTTCGGGGTAGACATTTTTTCCAAAGGCAACACCCTTTTCCTGAAGGGATCTGAAGTCCAGGTTGCTCTCGCCTCCAAGGTACTGCACGAACTTTACGAAATCCTCAAGCGAGGGTATCCCCTCTTTTCGAACGACATACACCAGGCGGTAAAAATCGTCTCGTCGAATAGAAGTGCCGACTTAAAGGAAATATTCCTCGATACGGTATTCGTTTCGGCGAGGAAAAGGGTTATCACGCCCAAGAGCCTTGCCCAGAAGGAGTACATAGACGGAATTCGGGACTTCGATATCGTGTTCGGCATCGGCCCTGCGGGGACGGGGAAAACCTTCCTCGCTATGGCTATGGCGATTTCCTTCCTGCTGAAAAAAATGGTGAAGAGAATTGTCCTGGCACGGCCGGCAGTCGAGGCAGGGGAGAAACTCGGGTTTCTGCCGGGGGACATGTACGAAAAGGTCAATCCCTACCTCCGCCCGCTTTACGACGCCCTTTACACCATGCTCGAGTATGGCCAGACGTCGCGGTTGATCGAGAGGGGAACCATAGAGATCGCCCCGCTTGCCTTCATGCGGGGAAGGACCCTGGATGATTCCTTTATCATCCTCGATGAAGCCCAAAATACCACCTCGGAGCAGATGAAGATGTTTTTGACGAGAATAGGGTTTGGATCCAAAGCGGTTATTACCGGAGATATAACCCAGGTGGACCTCCCGGCAGGCAAAACGTCCGGCTTGATTGAGGTAAGGGAAATATTGAAGAATGTCGAGGGCATAAAATTCTGCTTTTTCAGCGAAATAGACGTGGTGAGACACCCCCTCGTACAGGATATCATCCGGGCGTATGAAAAGTGGGACAACGGGAAATGACGAACTCTGAGAGATTGAAAAAATATTTCGGGGAGCGGAAAAACACCCTGGTATTCGGGCTGATTTCACAGGTTGTCGTCTTCATCTTCTTCTTCTTCCTGGTCAAGGGGTTTGTTCTTCCTTCGGGCGGAGAAGCCCATGCGAAGGAGATCCTTGCTGCCTCCATTCCCTTTGTGTCCCTCGGCATTTTGCTCAAAATTGCCTTTGATAAATCCGATATCCCCTTCCTGCTCCTTTTGATCCTGATTACACCACTTTTTGTGGCAGGCCCGTCTTTCTTTACCTTTGTTCTCCCTCTAATCTGCCTGGCAACCGGTTATGCAATCGCTTTCTCCGTGAAGGACAGGACGCAGCTCACCTGGGTAGCCATCCTGGGGGCTTTTTCACAGATCATCATCAATCCAACCGTCTGGTATATGGCATACGGCGAGGAGAACCTCGGGAAAATATTTTTTTCCTCACTGTTTCTCATTGTCACGGGACCCGGCCTGCTGGGGATCCTCGTTTACATCGGGGAGGAGATCTTCGGCCTGCCGACGGAATTGAAACTGATGGATATCTGCAGCGAAGCCAACCCTCTTCTTCGAACGCTCCGTAATGCCGCCCCCGGCACTTTTTATCACAGCGTCAACACCGCTTTCATTGCCGAGGAGGGAGCCATGGCGATCGGGGCGAACCGCCTGCTCTGCAGGGCGGGGGGGCTCTACCACGACATAGGAAAGATGTGGAAACCCGAATATTACAGCGAAAATCAGTTCGGTGAGGAGAATGTCCACGACCAGATCAGCAAGGATGTATCACGGTTGATTATAATTTCCCACATAGAGGAAGGAATAAAGCTGGCCGAAAAGCACGGGCTCGGAAAGAGCATCGAGGAGATCATCAGGCGCCACCACGGCAACGCTCCCCTGTACTATTACGATCCTCGCATCCGGAGAGAGCTCGACAGGTATCCCGGGCCGCTGCCGGGCAGCAAAGAGGAAGGGATTGTCATGCTTTCCGATAGCATCGAGGCGACTGCGCGAAGTCTGACTGAAATGTCAGAGGGCGAGCTGAAGAAAGTTGTACGCTTCGTGATCGGGCGGGGGGTCAAGGATGGACAGACCGCCGGGGTGGGTTTTTCCGAAAGGGATCTTCGGATACTCGAAGAGGCCTTCATAAAAAGCTTGAAAATTATCTACCATAACAGGATATTCTACCCGTCACAGGACGGAATGTTGCTCAGGGGGTCCGATGAGGCAGGTCTATTTGAGAAATTGCCACCGGCACCGGAAGCTGAGGACGAAGCTGCTGAAAAAGATGGTGAGAGAGGCCCTGGGGGTTTTGAGTATCACTGAAGGCATCCTGACGATTCTTCTCGTCGGCGACAGAAAAATCAGAAAACTCAACAAAGAATTCTTTCACAAAGATTCTCCAACAGATGTCCTGTCTTTTTCCTACGGCGAAAAGAGAAATTTCGACTCCCCGCTGGAAGCGACAGAAGAGATAGAGGGTGATATCATCGTTTCCCTGGATACCGTCCTCGACGGGGAGGATGAGGGCTATCTTTCCGATGAGGAGCGGGTGTTTTTTTACGTGATCCACGGTGTCCTGCACATAATAGGCCATGAGCACGCGGTGGATAAGAAAAAATCCCGGGAGATGAGGAAGCTGGAGACGGAGGTCTTTAAAAAAGTTACGGGGAAAGAGGTTGCCTGAGATATGAGGTGGGACGGCAGCATAATCTCATCGGTATCGCTCAGGGAGGCGACATACCTGCTTCTCGGTGCAGCGTTTTATTCTCTGGCGATGCCCGGGAAAATCACTTTTTTTTCCCCCGCATCCTGCGTAGCATTGATTCCTCTTTTTTTTTGCATGAGGAAAGGGGCGCATTTGTGGAAGGCGGCGATTTGCGGCCTTATTTTCGGCACAATCTCGTCTTTTTTCCTGCTCAACTGGATATCCTTTACGGTGTCCGTCTATGGAAAGCTCGGACTGTTCCTCGGGATACTTTCCGCGCTGCTGCTCAGCGCCTACTGCGGGATATTTGTCTCGATTTTTTCCCTGTTGACGGCAGAAGCGGTGAAGAGATTTGGAAAGCCGGGTATTTTCAGCGCCCCCTTCTTCTGGAGCGGGGCCGAGATCGTAAGGGTCAAGCTTAAGATCGGCTTTCCATGGCTCCTTTTCGGCTATTCCCAGTACGGGGACTACTATGCCCGGCAGTTTGCCGCGTTCGGCGGTGTCATCGGAACGGGATTTTTCCTGGTGCTCGTGAACGTGCTTTTCTATTTATCCCTGGAGTATTTTATCGATGGGCTCAGGAAAAGGTCAGCAGCCTTGTTCCTCGCAGCATTGTCCACGCTGCTTTTCATCCACCTGCCGGGGTTTCTCAGCCGCGGGGAGTCTTTCGCCGCAGCCGATAACGATTCCCTCCTTGTCTCCGCCATTCAGCCGAACATCGATCTGTTGAAAAAGTGGGACGAGGAATTTCAGGGAGAGACGATCGGGATTTTGGAGAGCCTGACCGAGGACCAGGTGCGAGAGGGTGTGGATTTGATAATCTGGCCGGAAACCGCACTCCCCTTTTTCTTTTACTGGGATGCAGAGCCCACCGTGAAGATTAGAAGCTTCGTGAAGGGAATAGGAAAACCCGTAATCACGGGAGTTCCCTGGTATGAGGCAAGGGATGGGGGGAAATATTTCAACAGCATTGTGTTGATTTCGCCGGCCGGAAAAATAGCAAAGCGGTATGACAAAATCATGCTCGTTCCCTTCGGTGAATACGTTCCCTTCAGGAAAGTTTTGTTTTTCGTTGACAAGATAACGCATGGATCGGAGGATTTCTCAAGAGGGGAGAGGGTGAAACTTCTCAGCTGGGGCGCTGTGAATGTCGTACCCACGGTCTGTTACGAGGCAATCTTTCCGCAACTGTCGGTCGAGGGGGTGAATCTCGGGGGAAACCTGCTCGTCAATCTTACAAACGATGCATGGTTCGGTGACACCCTGGCCCCATACCAGCAACTCTACATGGCTGCCTACCGCTCTGTCGAGACGGGACGATACATGGTCCGCGTCTCCAACAGCGGAATATCTGCCGTGATCGATCAGCACGGAAGAGTCGAGAAAAGTATCGGGCTCTTTACAAGGGGAAGGGTCATGGCACGGGTCAGACCGTTATCGGGGATGACATTTTACGTTAAAAATGCTAAGTTTATAAACTTGGTTATCATCTCGGGTTCGATTATCCTGATAGGTGGTACCATCATAGGGAGGTTCAGGAATGGCAGGAATATTTGAGGATCGGTTAAGGAATATAAAAGAAAGAGTAGAAACCCTAAGAGGTTATCTTTGAAGTAGAAAAGAAGCGAGCCCGCCTGGAAGAGATAGAAAAGCAATCTGCTAAAGAGGACATCTGGAAGGATAAGGAGGGCATGCAGAACCTCCTGCGGGAGAGGAAGCATATAGAAAACTTCTTTGTCAGGTGGCAGGGGTTTGAAGGCGATGTTCGCGACCTGGAGGCATACGTCGAGCTCTACGAGGAGGAAAAGGAGAATGATGCGTTCAGGAAAGAGGTTGAGGAGACGTTTCACAGGATAGAGGAGGACATCGGGAAATTTGAGCTGATAAAGATGCTATCCGGCGAGCAGGACGCAAACAACGCCATTGTTACGATCCACCCCGGAGCCGGGGGGACGGAGTCTCAGGATTGGGCATCCATGCTCTTTAGAATGTACGTCAGGTGGGCGGAGAGAAACGGCTTCACCGTCGAGGTCCTCGACCTCCAGGATGGCGAGGAAGCGGGCATAAAGAGCGCGACTTTCATAGCCAGGGGCGAGAATGCATACGGGTATTTGAAAGCTGAAACCGGCGTCCACAGGCTCGTGAGAATTTCCCCCTTCGACGCAAACAAAAGGAGGCACACTTCTTTTGCCTCTGTTTTCGTGTCCCCGGAGATTGACGAAGAAATAGTCGTCGACATAAGAGATGAGGAATTACGGATAGACACCTACAGGGCAAGCGGAGCCGGCGGCCAGCACGTCAACAAGACGGATTCGGCCGTGAGGATAACCCACATCCCCTCCGGCATCGTCACGCAGTGCCAGAATGAGCGCTCCCAGCATAAAAACAAGGCGATGGCCCTCAAGATTCTGAAATCGAAGCTCTACGAGCTCGAGTTGCGGGAGAGACAGGAAAAACTTGCAGAGCTTCATCGGGGCAAAAAGGAAATAGCGTGGGGTTCTCAGATCCGCTCTTACGTGCTGCAGCCATACAGAATGGTGAAGGATCATCGAACGGACCTGCAGGAAGGCAACGTCGATGCCGTCCTCGACGGAGCGATTGATCCATTTATAAAAGCATATCTTCTTTCTAGTGCCAATTAACCGGGAGAGGAGAGGACGATTGATGGATGACTATAATGAGATAATCCTTCAGCGGATCAAGAAACTTGATGCCCTGAGAGAAATGGGCATCGATCCCTACCCCAACGACGTTCCGGTAACCCACACAACGGCGGATATAACAAAGAGATGGGGAACAATGAAAGAAAAGGACCCGGGCGAGTCAAGCGAGGTTGTTTCCCTCGCCGGAAGAATAATGGCTATCAGAAAATTCGGCAGGGCGTCCTTCGTGGTGGTTCAAGATAAAGGCGGTACCATCCAGCTCTTTCTCCAGGAGGACACCCTCAAAGACAAGTTTGCATTTTTCAAGGATTATGTAGACATCGGGGATTACCTCTGGGCGACAGGCACGCTTTTTTTGACAAAAACCAAGGAGCTTACGATTCGCGCAGAGGACATCCGGCTCGTGGTAAAATCGCTCCGGCCCCTTCCCGAGAAGTGGCACGGCCTGACCGATGTTGAAACGAGGTACCGGCAGCGATACCTGGACCTGATCGTGAACAGAGAGGTGAGGGAAAGATTCGAAATAAGGACGAAAATCGTCACCTTTATCAGGCGCTTTTTGTCAGACCGGGGGTATGTCGAGGTAGAAACCCCGATGATGCAGCTGATACCCGGGGGTGCTGCGGCGAAGCCATTCATCACCCATCACAACGCCCTGGACTTGGACCTCTACCTCAGGATTGCTCCCGAGCTGTATCTCAAGCGGCTCCTCGTGGGGGGGTTCGAGCGTGTTTTCGAGAT
It encodes:
- a CDS encoding DUF4388 domain-containing protein, encoding MGLKGKIKEFGIADIFQLLSVQQKSGALEIASSKGEMVFIFKEGKLVDVTPDVRIKDQLIGQMLVDGGHISETERDRYLKMHQRKGKKFGEILIEKEIVDKEILSHFLTIQIKECFFQALTCKDGNYRFDPYTVTSFPPIKLPVRVDQLLLEGMQFLDEFPLVMEKFPSKGLLIKAKEGFEKDHFKEDMLASEMYAAMSEYMEPIKHIRRAGLTELEGYKAIAFLYEKEALLIKEEEREVARKEKEEAMKRGLREMQLRNAINTLILALFMGAVIYIFCGIITNSGIFLFVKEIFKGF
- a CDS encoding AAA family ATPase; the protein is MKGEAVLEQAESQADIHFEDGDLAKNLFGAHNEHLKILKKAFGVDIFSKGNTLFLKGSEVQVALASKVLHELYEILKRGYPLFSNDIHQAVKIVSSNRSADLKEIFLDTVFVSARKRVITPKSLAQKEYIDGIRDFDIVFGIGPAGTGKTFLAMAMAISFLLKKMVKRIVLARPAVEAGEKLGFLPGDMYEKVNPYLRPLYDALYTMLEYGQTSRLIERGTIEIAPLAFMRGRTLDDSFIILDEAQNTTSEQMKMFLTRIGFGSKAVITGDITQVDLPAGKTSGLIEVREILKNVEGIKFCFFSEIDVVRHPLVQDIIRAYEKWDNGK
- the lnt gene encoding apolipoprotein N-acyltransferase, translated to MRWDGSIISSVSLREATYLLLGAAFYSLAMPGKITFFSPASCVALIPLFFCMRKGAHLWKAAICGLIFGTISSFFLLNWISFTVSVYGKLGLFLGILSALLLSAYCGIFVSIFSLLTAEAVKRFGKPGIFSAPFFWSGAEIVRVKLKIGFPWLLFGYSQYGDYYARQFAAFGGVIGTGFFLVLVNVLFYLSLEYFIDGLRKRSAALFLAALSTLLFIHLPGFLSRGESFAAADNDSLLVSAIQPNIDLLKKWDEEFQGETIGILESLTEDQVREGVDLIIWPETALPFFFYWDAEPTVKIRSFVKGIGKPVITGVPWYEARDGGKYFNSIVLISPAGKIAKRYDKIMLVPFGEYVPFRKVLFFVDKITHGSEDFSRGERVKLLSWGAVNVVPTVCYEAIFPQLSVEGVNLGGNLLVNLTNDAWFGDTLAPYQQLYMAAYRSVETGRYMVRVSNSGISAVIDQHGRVEKSIGLFTRGRVMARVRPLSGMTFYVKNAKFINLVIISGSIILIGGTIIGRFRNGRNI
- a CDS encoding HDIG domain-containing protein, which translates into the protein MTNSERLKKYFGERKNTLVFGLISQVVVFIFFFFLVKGFVLPSGGEAHAKEILAASIPFVSLGILLKIAFDKSDIPFLLLLILITPLFVAGPSFFTFVLPLICLATGYAIAFSVKDRTQLTWVAILGAFSQIIINPTVWYMAYGEENLGKIFFSSLFLIVTGPGLLGILVYIGEEIFGLPTELKLMDICSEANPLLRTLRNAAPGTFYHSVNTAFIAEEGAMAIGANRLLCRAGGLYHDIGKMWKPEYYSENQFGEENVHDQISKDVSRLIIISHIEEGIKLAEKHGLGKSIEEIIRRHHGNAPLYYYDPRIRRELDRYPGPLPGSKEEGIVMLSDSIEATARSLTEMSEGELKKVVRFVIGRGVKDGQTAGVGFSERDLRILEEAFIKSLKIIYHNRIFYPSQDGMLLRGSDEAGLFEKLPPAPEAEDEAAEKDGERGPGGFEYH
- the ybeY gene encoding rRNA maturation RNase YbeY encodes the protein MVREALGVLSITEGILTILLVGDRKIRKLNKEFFHKDSPTDVLSFSYGEKRNFDSPLEATEEIEGDIIVSLDTVLDGEDEGYLSDEERVFFYVIHGVLHIIGHEHAVDKKKSREMRKLETEVFKKVTGKEVA